One Methylosinus sp. LW4 genomic region harbors:
- a CDS encoding GumC family protein yields the protein MLDYESGSKSVAERQRPMAEPPRARSSLTPGSLIALALRNKLFILSVALACAVGGYALTKLLTPRYVAAAQIYLDPRGLPGLEGDANQGQDSTGFINFVETQTRILTSQVVLERVVEAEKLTEDPEFGASTSLLGKLFGHFGRTPTKDEIVDGAVRALGTKIMVRRPERTFIIDIAASSDNAQKSARIANAVAQAYIDVRSTMHKDAAQQAATSFTGRLDGLRERLLAAEKAVEAYKAENGFVGTRDSYIDEQRLKELNQQLTFARTRLEDTRSRFEQVQRAAHSDTELAAIAANMNLMTLNALRGQQAEAAQKLADLSAELGPQHPVVKNATARLAETKRLVNTELARVAVSLRKDYERARSTEEALNREMQKLEGKAVVSAQASVKLRDLEREVEVSRTIYESFLTRSRQTGEARQLDAASTHIITMATPPIARSFPPGAGLMTGAGFVAGLTLGLGLAFLRERGFGGAPESGPRRDVENEPVRVAVTDATKFTVRGPTAGPDRLELTRLGIPFVRPFADRRELEAVVSRFGALVAESAHRPLVIGLVGDAPGSIRTVMAVNIALALRLQHLEVALVDADRDHAALTVLIEDGLEAFGDADDPFVRTDDSVLLALPAIDRRSRAAGAVERIVDGFRDGSPAEVDIVLCDGVGSDESMFERLDFVAPVLGRDQDEETAIGELPEALRAKIAVILRVDHSDPWLPRRDARRRAETTRRTA from the coding sequence ATGTTGGACTATGAATCCGGGTCGAAAAGCGTCGCCGAACGTCAGCGCCCCATGGCGGAGCCGCCGCGCGCCCGCTCCTCGCTGACGCCGGGGAGCTTGATCGCGCTCGCGCTTCGCAACAAGCTGTTCATCCTGTCCGTCGCGCTCGCCTGCGCGGTCGGCGGCTATGCGCTCACCAAGCTGCTGACGCCGCGCTATGTCGCGGCCGCGCAGATATATCTCGATCCGCGCGGGCTGCCCGGACTCGAGGGCGACGCCAATCAGGGCCAGGATTCGACCGGCTTCATCAATTTCGTCGAGACGCAAACGCGCATTCTGACCTCGCAGGTCGTGCTCGAGCGCGTCGTCGAGGCCGAGAAGCTCACCGAGGATCCCGAGTTCGGAGCCTCTACCTCCTTGCTCGGCAAGCTGTTCGGGCATTTCGGCCGCACGCCGACGAAGGACGAGATCGTCGACGGCGCCGTGCGCGCGCTCGGCACGAAGATCATGGTGCGCCGTCCCGAGCGCACCTTCATCATCGACATCGCCGCCTCGAGCGACAATGCGCAGAAATCCGCGCGCATCGCCAATGCGGTGGCGCAAGCCTATATCGATGTTCGCTCGACGATGCATAAGGATGCGGCGCAGCAGGCGGCGACCTCCTTCACCGGACGCCTCGACGGGCTGCGCGAGCGCCTGCTCGCCGCGGAAAAAGCCGTCGAGGCCTATAAGGCGGAGAATGGCTTCGTCGGCACGCGCGATTCCTACATAGACGAGCAGCGGCTGAAGGAGCTCAATCAGCAGCTCACCTTCGCCCGCACGCGGCTCGAGGACACGCGCTCCCGCTTCGAGCAGGTGCAGCGCGCGGCGCATTCGGACACGGAGCTCGCGGCCATCGCCGCCAATATGAATTTGATGACGCTGAACGCGCTGCGCGGGCAGCAGGCGGAGGCGGCGCAAAAGCTCGCCGATCTTTCCGCCGAGCTCGGGCCGCAGCATCCGGTCGTCAAGAATGCGACCGCGCGGCTCGCCGAGACCAAGCGCCTCGTCAATACCGAGCTGGCGCGTGTCGCCGTCTCGCTGCGCAAGGATTATGAGCGCGCGCGCAGCACGGAAGAGGCGCTGAACCGCGAGATGCAGAAGCTCGAGGGCAAGGCTGTCGTCTCGGCGCAAGCTTCGGTCAAGCTTCGCGATCTCGAGCGCGAGGTCGAGGTCAGCCGCACGATCTACGAATCCTTCCTGACGCGCTCGCGTCAGACCGGCGAGGCGCGGCAGCTCGACGCCGCCAGCACGCATATCATTACAATGGCGACGCCGCCGATCGCGCGCAGCTTTCCGCCGGGCGCCGGGCTGATGACGGGCGCGGGCTTTGTCGCCGGCCTCACTCTGGGCCTCGGCCTCGCTTTTCTGCGGGAGCGCGGCTTCGGCGGCGCGCCCGAGTCGGGTCCGCGTCGCGACGTCGAGAACGAGCCGGTGCGCGTCGCCGTGACCGATGCGACGAAATTCACCGTGCGTGGGCCGACGGCGGGACCCGACCGGCTCGAGCTGACGCGGCTCGGCATTCCTTTTGTGCGGCCTTTCGCCGATCGTCGCGAGCTCGAGGCGGTGGTGTCGCGCTTCGGCGCGCTGGTCGCCGAGAGCGCGCATCGGCCGCTCGTCATCGGTCTGGTCGGCGATGCGCCCGGCTCCATTCGCACCGTGATGGCCGTCAATATCGCGCTGGCGCTGCGGCTGCAGCATCTCGAGGTGGCGCTGGTCGATGCGGACCGCGATCATGCGGCGCTCACCGTTCTCATCGAGGATGGGCTCGAGGCCTTCGGCGACGCCGACGATCCTTTCGTGCGCACCGACGACAGCGTGCTGCTGGCGCTGCCGGCGATCGATCGTCGCTCGCGCGCGGCCGGAGCGGTGGAGCGCATCGTCGACGGCTTCCGCGACGGCAGTCCGGCCGAGGTCGATATCGTGCTCTGCGACGGCGTCGGCTCTGACGAGAGCATGTTCGAGCGGCTCGATTTCGTGGCGCCGGTGCTTGGCCGCGATCAGGATGAGGAGACCGCGATCGGCGAGCTTCCCGAGGCGCTGCGCGCCAAGATCGCGGTGATTTTGCGAGTCGATCATAGCGATCCCTGGCTGCCGCGTCGCGATGCGCGCCGCCGTGCGGAGACGACGCGCAGGACCGCCTGA
- a CDS encoding acyl carrier protein: MLDTIRRLVDEQGRLAVAAEAIGDDADLYATGLTSFAAVQLMLALEETFDVEFPDRMLNRRSFSSIASIAGCLHELKEAA; this comes from the coding sequence ATGCTCGATACGATTAGACGACTCGTCGATGAACAAGGCCGCTTGGCCGTGGCCGCGGAGGCGATCGGCGACGACGCCGATCTCTACGCCACGGGCCTCACATCCTTCGCCGCCGTCCAGCTGATGCTGGCGCTCGAAGAGACTTTCGACGTCGAATTTCCCGACCGCATGCTCAACCGTCGCAGCTTCTCCTCGATCGCCTCGATCGCCGGCTGCCTGCACGAGCTCAAGGAAGCCGCCTGA